TCAGACACCCGAAGACAAGCCCCGCGGAGGACCCAGACCATGCCAGTCCCCAGCGCCAAGCCCCCGCCCCTCCCTCCCGTGTTCCACGACATCGCCAAACGCGTGTCGAACTGGGGCCGTTGGGGCGCCGATGACGAGATCGGGACGCTCAACCTCATCACCGACGACGTCGTACGCGCCGCATCCGCCGAGGTCCGCACCGGCCGCCGCATCCCGCTCGCGCTCCCACTGAAGGAGGACGGCGTACAGACGGGACTGATCCCCGGGCGCGTGAATCCCCTGCACACCATGGTGCAGATCAACCAGGAGCTCTTCGGGCCCGGCACGGTCGCCACCAGCGACGACGCCGTGACGATGGGGCTCCAGACGGCGACCCACTGGGACGCCCTCACCCACGCCTCACACTCGGGAAAGATCTACAACGGCCGCCCCGCGGACAGCATCACGGCCCACGCGGGCGCCCGCTACAGCGGCATCGACAAGGCCCGGCACGTCGTCTCGCGCGGCGTCCTCCTGGACGTGGCCCGCGCCAAGGGGCTCGACCGGCTGTCCGGCGACCACGCCGTCACGCCCGAAGACCTCGACGAAGCCGCGGAGTTCGGGCGTGTCACGGTCCGCGCGGGCGACATCGTGCTCGTACGCACGGGGCAGATGCAGGTCTATCTCGCGGGTGACAAACACGCGTACGGCTATCCGTCGCCCGGCCTCTCGGTGCGTACGCCCGAGTGGTTCCACGCGCGGGACGTCGCGGCGGTCGCGAACGACACCCTGACCTTCGAGATCTTCCCGCCGGAGATCGAGAACCTGTGGCTGCCCGTGCACGCGCTCCACCTCGTCGAGATGGGCATGATCCAGGGCCAGAACTGGAATCTGGAAAACTTGTCCACAGCCTGTGCAGAACTTTCCCGCTACACGTTCCTGCTGTGCGCGATGCCGGAGCCGTTCACGGGCGGAACGGGCACTCCGGTGGCGCCGGTCGCGATTCTCTGACGCTCACCCGCCGAACCGCGAAACCACGGAAGGCGGCGCGTCGGATGTCGCCCCCAGTACGCCACCACGCACGCCGCCGACCGGCTTCGAAAGGGCGACCCACATTGCGCCAAGGACCCGCGGATCTGCGCCCGCGAGCCCTCGACGTCCCCTCACGGCGAATCGCTGCACACAAGCGTGATCAATCGGACACGGTACGTCAATACCGTGTCGGGGATTAATGAACTACGTCCCTTTTGCCCCACCAGCGCACGGGAGCGCGCACGGCAGCACAGGACGGCGCATGCGGGCTCCCGACGGCGTCACACCGCTTCGTAGGCGATGTCGGCGTCCCCGAACGCCACCCGGTTGCGGACCGCCTTGTCGTACGCGGCCCCGTCGCACGCGGTCACGCCGTGGGGTGTCGTCGCATCGCAGGCCGTCGGCCCGTACGCCATGCCGCCGCCGTATGCCGCGCCTCCATACGCCACCCCCCCGTAGGCCAAGTCGTGGGACGGGTCGTGGACGGGGTCCCGCACCAGGCCGCCCGCCGGACCGCGCGCGGCCGGGGCGCACGCCTCGTCGTACGTCGGCCCGTCGTGGGTCGTGCCCTCGAACTCCACCGCCGCGACGCCCGGCTCGCACCGGTCGACCTCGCACCAGATGCTCTTGCCCGCACCCTCGGGCTGCCAGCCCCAGCGGTCGGCGAGACCGTCGACCAGTTCCAGGCCGCGGCCGTTGGTGTCGTCACCGTCCGCGTGCCGCTGTGCGGGCGGGCATGAGCTGGTGTCGGCCACCTCGACCCTGACCGTCCCGGGGGCGTCGGCGAGGACGCGCGGGAGCAGCATGCGCAGCACGGCCGGACAGCCGGTGTGCACAACCGCGTTGGTGACGAGTTCCGAGATCAACAGGATCAGCGTCTCGGCGACCGGCTCATCGGCCTCTATCCCGGAGCCCGCGAGCCTGGACCGCGCCCATCGCCTGGCCCTCCCCACCTCTGCGGGGTCGGCCCCGACCTCCAGCTGAACTTGAAGCACCTGCACCGCTCACACCATCCGAACCGGCGGACACATCGCCTCGCGACTCCACAGGGTCACGGAACGTGATCCCCTTGGGAGACAGCATGATTGACGTTCAGTCACCCCAACAAGCGCTTCGGGCATATTCCAGCGCGAAGGAGTACGCGTACTGCATACTGTGCGACGCGTGCCGCGGGGGGTCGAACAGGCGGCGGCTGGGCCCCGCCCTGCGCCACGAGCGGTGCGCATCGCCGGATCCGGCGCCACCACATGGGCAACACCGGCATGGTTCGGCCTCAGGACCACTCGCATCTCACACAAGGTACCCGAGCCGGACACCGACTCCATGCCGTGACGAGTCACGCGTAGGACACAACCCGATATCGACGCTGAGTAGTCCCCGCCGGGGCAGCGTCAGAGGTACGAAACAACGGGCAAAGCACCTGATATCGGGCAGACCAATTTTTCAGAGCGCCTCGGCGAGCTCCTCCTCGGCGGCCCGCGCCGACCGCCCGAGCTCGGCCCGCACCCACGCCCGCTTGAGGTGCAGATGTACGTCGGACTCCCAGGTGAATCCCATGCCGCCGTGCACCTGAAGGCAATCCCGCGCGTTGCGCACCGCCGCGTCGTCGGCCAGCAGCTTGGCGGCCGACGCGTCCAGGCGGTCCCCGGTGACGGCCGCCGCGTACACGGCGCCGCGGGCGAGCTCCGCGCGTACGAGCATCTGTGCGCAGAGGTGCTTCACCGCTTGGAACGCGCCGATCGGCCGCCCGAACTGCTCGCGCCGCCGGGCGTGTTGGACGGCCGTCTCACAGGTGCGTGCGGCGCTGCCGAGCTGTTCCGCCGCGTAGAGGAGCGCGCCGCGGTCGAGGCTGCCGACGTCGGGGACGCGGTGCAGCGGCGTCAGCGGGTCGACGGACCGCAGGGGGACGGCGCCGGTCGTGTCGCCCTGGACCACGTCCGCCTCCTCCAGCCACGGCACCAGCGCGCCGTCGACGGCGGTCACCACGGCCTCCCCCGTCGCGGCCCCCGGGACGACCCCCGCCGCAAGGAACGTCGCGACGGCGGGTCCCGGCAGCAGCGCCCGCCCCGCCTCCTCGAAGACCAACACGGCCTCCGGCAGCCCCAGTCCGACCCCGCCCTCCGCCTCGGGCAGCGCGAGCGAGAAGAAGCCCGCGTCGCCCAGCTCGCGCCAGAGCGCGCGGTCGATCCGGTCCGTGGCGTCCCGCAGCGAGAAGCGACCCTCGAGGAGCTCCCGCATCCCGGCTTTCAACGCCCGCTCGTCGTCGTTGAGTTGGAAGTCCATACCGACCCTCACCGTCCCTTCGGGAGGCCCAGGATGCGCTCGGCCACGATGTTCTCCTGGATCTGCGAGGTGCCCGCGGCGATCGTGTACGACAGCGAGGAGAGGCGGTCGAGGGTCCACTCGTGGGCGAGGTCGAGTGCGCCCGCGCCGAGCACCTCGGCGGCGGCGTCGTACAGCTCCTGCCGCGCGTGCGAGTAGCTCAGCTTGAAGACCGAGCCGCCCACGCCGGGGACCCCGCCGGTGCGCTGCGCCTCGCTCACGTTCCACTGCGTGAGCCGCCACAGCGCGGCGAACTCGGCGCTCAGCCGCCCGAGCCTGCGCCGCAGCGCCGGGTCGCCCCAGCGGCCGTTCCCGCGGGCCTCGCGGGCCAGCTCGCCGAGGACGCGCCGGCAGGCCACCACCTCCCCCACGAAGGCGGTGCCCCGCTCGTACGACAGGGTCACCATC
The sequence above is a segment of the Streptomyces sp. Je 1-369 genome. Coding sequences within it:
- a CDS encoding cyclase family protein — protein: MPVPSAKPPPLPPVFHDIAKRVSNWGRWGADDEIGTLNLITDDVVRAASAEVRTGRRIPLALPLKEDGVQTGLIPGRVNPLHTMVQINQELFGPGTVATSDDAVTMGLQTATHWDALTHASHSGKIYNGRPADSITAHAGARYSGIDKARHVVSRGVLLDVARAKGLDRLSGDHAVTPEDLDEAAEFGRVTVRAGDIVLVRTGQMQVYLAGDKHAYGYPSPGLSVRTPEWFHARDVAAVANDTLTFEIFPPEIENLWLPVHALHLVEMGMIQGQNWNLENLSTACAELSRYTFLLCAMPEPFTGGTGTPVAPVAIL
- a CDS encoding acyl-CoA dehydrogenase family protein; its protein translation is MDFQLNDDERALKAGMRELLEGRFSLRDATDRIDRALWRELGDAGFFSLALPEAEGGVGLGLPEAVLVFEEAGRALLPGPAVATFLAAGVVPGAATGEAVVTAVDGALVPWLEEADVVQGDTTGAVPLRSVDPLTPLHRVPDVGSLDRGALLYAAEQLGSAARTCETAVQHARRREQFGRPIGAFQAVKHLCAQMLVRAELARGAVYAAAVTGDRLDASAAKLLADDAAVRNARDCLQVHGGMGFTWESDVHLHLKRAWVRAELGRSARAAEEELAEAL